The Verrucomicrobiota bacterium sequence AACCCCGAACCCCGAACCCCGAACCCCGAACCCCGAACCCCGAACGCCAGCCGTCAGGGGTTCCGCAGCCCGTAGACGCGGACGCCCTGGCTTTTGCCTTTGAGTTGAAAGGCGCCGAAATCGTTCAGGTCGCGCCCTTGGGGCAGGACCGTCACAAAGTCCTGCGACATGACGAGGTCCTGGTTCAAATCCTTCATCACGCCCTCCAGGCGAAAGGCGGTATTGACGGCATCGCCGATGATCGTGGCATCGCGAACCGCCACCTGGCCGATGTTGGAGCTGGTTACCCGCCCGAAATGGAGCGCAATGCCCACGCGGAACTGCTGATCCGTTTCCGGCCAGGTCCGGGTTGCAGCCAATTGGAGGAGCGTTTCCGCCACATCCAGGCAGGTGGCGCACTCGGTCCCTTGCTGGTCCCGTGCCGGCCAATACGCCAGGACGGCATCCCCGATGTACTTATCAATGATGCCGCTGGCCGACTGCACCGCGTTTCCGACGTCCCGGAACCAATTGCCGACCGCCAGGGCCAACTGGCGTTCGTCCAGTTTTTCGGCCATGGAGCTGAAGCCGCGGATGTCGCAGACCAGAATGGCCACCGATAACAGGGCGTGCTGCCCGTCGATGCTGGCCGCCGCCAGCGTTG is a genomic window containing:
- a CDS encoding FHA domain-containing protein — protein: MPAKFRVYPPGKTPFEQVVSNTATIGRTPDNTVALPGNHVSRQHAIVRCHNGFQYQIMDLGSRNGTYVNDQRVVMPVTLEPGARVRIANFELIFEQTLDEEPNAAVDATLAAASIDGQHALLSVAILVCDIRGFSSMAEKLDERQLALAVGNWFRDVGNAVQSASGIIDKYIGDAVLAYWPARDQQGTECATCLDVAETLLQLAATRTWPETDQQFRVGIALHFGRVTSSNIGQVAVRDATIIGDAVNTAFRLEGVMKDLNQDLVMSQDFVTVLPQGRDLNDFGAFQLKGKSQGVRVYGLRNP